The following proteins are co-located in the Haloplanus sp. HW8-1 genome:
- a CDS encoding cyclodeaminase/cyclohydrolase family protein: protein MTSNARSIDRFLDEIASESVAPAGGTAAAVAGGLGAALCEMVCIHTVGRGADAAGLADVRDELRTQRGHLLDLAETDAAVVDELFGASGTEARPESGAGIERAVGVPLTTARACLTVLELATDVTATGTPTAVADAATGVLLVDAALRASLLTARHNLDRIPDPSFVDEIERRAAEIEARADRAEKRAMRHVEQR from the coding sequence GTGACCTCGAACGCCCGATCGATCGATCGGTTCCTCGACGAGATAGCCTCCGAGAGCGTGGCGCCCGCCGGCGGGACCGCCGCCGCAGTCGCCGGCGGCCTCGGCGCGGCGCTGTGCGAGATGGTCTGCATCCACACCGTCGGAAGGGGCGCGGACGCGGCGGGACTGGCCGACGTGCGCGACGAACTTCGCACTCAGCGCGGTCACCTCCTCGATCTCGCCGAGACGGACGCGGCTGTCGTCGACGAACTGTTCGGTGCGTCCGGGACCGAGGCGAGACCGGAGTCGGGAGCGGGAATCGAACGCGCCGTCGGCGTCCCGCTCACGACTGCACGGGCGTGTCTGACCGTCCTCGAACTGGCGACCGACGTGACGGCGACGGGGACCCCCACCGCCGTGGCCGACGCCGCCACCGGCGTCCTGTTGGTCGATGCGGCGCTTCGAGCGTCGCTGCTCACCGCCCGGCACAACCTGGATCGGATTCCGGACCCGTCGTTCGTCGACGAGATCGAACGCCGTGCCGCCGAGATCGAGGCACGAGCCGACCGTGCCGAGAAGCGAGCGATGCGACACGTCGAGCAGCGGTGA
- a CDS encoding DoxX family protein: protein MSSKETLETEIFGRHTTFDYSEQWVGYSLFVLRVVMGWTLFQGGVTKLITYLDGNPENNWTAAGYLANAIPEGNPFVFLWANFAGSPLIDMLNMWGLTLTGLGLMVGALVRWNAFWGAIMMLFYWAAALQGGLLAGLPLAHGWVVDDHIVYAALLFGLGAFGAGRIFGVDAYLERTSVVENNPWLRYLLG from the coding sequence ATGTCGTCAAAAGAAACACTCGAAACGGAGATCTTCGGCCGACACACTACCTTCGACTACTCCGAGCAGTGGGTCGGCTATTCGTTGTTCGTCCTTCGGGTCGTGATGGGATGGACACTGTTCCAGGGTGGGGTCACGAAACTGATCACGTATCTCGACGGAAACCCGGAGAACAACTGGACCGCCGCCGGCTACCTCGCGAACGCGATCCCGGAAGGGAACCCCTTCGTGTTCCTGTGGGCGAACTTCGCCGGAAGCCCGCTCATCGATATGCTGAACATGTGGGGGCTGACGCTGACCGGCCTCGGACTGATGGTCGGGGCGCTGGTTCGGTGGAACGCGTTCTGGGGCGCGATCATGATGCTCTTCTACTGGGCGGCGGCGCTCCAGGGGGGCCTCCTCGCCGGCTTGCCCCTCGCCCACGGATGGGTCGTCGACGACCACATCGTGTACGCCGCCCTGCTGTTCGGTCTGGGTGCGTTTGGTGCCGGTCGCATCTTCGGTGTCGATGCGTATCTCGAACGGACGTCCGTCGTCGAGAACAACCCGTGGCTCAGGTACCTGCTCGGCTGA
- a CDS encoding aminopeptidase produces MDPRIRTHAEIIVDHSTRIEAGDDVVVSMPAVAEDLAVALHEVLGDRGANPVYLHNSERADRAYLRASDDGSFETPGHLLALYEETDAAIIARGGPNVSEQSDVTPETNAAYRRAMRPVLDERLGTRWCLTQFPSSGHAQLAGMSTEAYENFVWDAVTLDWDAQRDHQARMVDILDGADEVRIRSGEGTDVRMSVAGNPTLNDYGEHNLPGGEVFTAPIKTSVEGEVHFDLPLYRKGKEIEGARLRFEDGKVVGHSAERNEDVLTGILETDGGARYLGELGIGMNRSIDQFTYNMLFDEKMGDTVHMAVGNAYEDTVGEGNERNESAEHVDMIVDMSEDSTIEVDGEVVQRNGTFVFEEGFA; encoded by the coding sequence ATGGACCCGCGCATTCGCACGCACGCAGAGATCATCGTGGATCACTCGACCCGGATCGAGGCGGGCGACGACGTGGTCGTCAGCATGCCGGCGGTCGCCGAGGACCTCGCCGTCGCGCTCCACGAGGTGTTGGGTGACCGTGGGGCGAACCCGGTGTACCTGCACAACTCCGAGCGCGCGGACCGGGCGTATCTTCGCGCGAGCGACGACGGGAGCTTCGAGACGCCGGGCCACCTGCTCGCACTCTACGAGGAGACGGACGCCGCCATCATCGCCCGCGGGGGGCCGAACGTCTCCGAGCAGAGCGACGTGACTCCCGAGACCAACGCCGCCTACCGTCGCGCGATGCGGCCCGTCCTCGACGAGCGACTGGGGACGCGCTGGTGTCTCACGCAGTTCCCCTCCTCGGGGCACGCCCAACTGGCGGGCATGAGCACCGAGGCCTACGAGAACTTCGTCTGGGACGCCGTCACGCTGGACTGGGACGCACAGCGCGACCACCAGGCGCGGATGGTCGACATCCTCGACGGCGCCGACGAGGTGCGGATCAGGAGCGGCGAGGGGACGGACGTGCGGATGTCGGTGGCGGGCAACCCTACCCTCAACGATTACGGCGAACACAACCTGCCCGGCGGCGAGGTGTTCACGGCGCCGATCAAGACGTCCGTCGAGGGCGAGGTACACTTCGACCTGCCGCTCTACCGCAAGGGCAAGGAGATCGAGGGCGCCCGCCTCCGGTTCGAGGACGGGAAGGTTGTGGGTCACAGCGCCGAGCGCAACGAGGACGTGTTGACCGGAATCTTAGAGACCGACGGCGGGGCGCGCTACCTGGGCGAACTCGGCATCGGCATGAACCGCTCCATCGATCAGTTCACGTATAACATGTTGTTCGACGAGAAGATGGGAGATACGGTCCACATGGCGGTGGGCAACGCCTACGAGGACACCGTCGGCGAGGGAAACGAGCGCAACGAGAGCGCCGAACATGTCGACATGATCGTCGACATGTCCGAGGACTCGACCATCGAAGTGGACGGCGAGGTCGTCCAGCGAAACGGCACGTTCGTGTTCGAGGAGGGGTTCGCGTAG
- the lrp gene encoding HTH-type transcriptional regulator Lrp: MTYENLDAKLINALLGDGRASLRSLAEELDVSVTTVSNHLRDLEDEGVIEGYTPRVNYDALGYDVTAILQLKVEGSALPGITESLRDQKQMVSVYEVTGDYDVIAVGKFRDTDGMNEQIKTLLTDADIRESNTSVVLNAVVENKQFELEVDGE, encoded by the coding sequence ATGACGTACGAAAATCTGGATGCGAAGCTGATCAACGCGCTCCTGGGCGACGGTCGTGCCAGCCTGCGGAGCCTCGCCGAAGAACTCGACGTCTCCGTCACCACCGTCTCGAATCACCTCCGTGACCTGGAAGACGAAGGTGTCATCGAGGGGTACACGCCCCGCGTGAACTACGACGCGCTCGGCTACGACGTGACGGCCATCCTCCAGTTGAAAGTCGAGGGAAGCGCCCTGCCCGGGATCACCGAGAGCCTGCGCGATCAAAAGCAGATGGTCAGCGTCTACGAAGTCACGGGCGACTACGACGTCATCGCCGTCGGCAAGTTCCGCGACACGGACGGCATGAACGAACAGATCAAGACGCTGCTGACCGACGCCGACATCCGCGAGTCCAACACCAGCGTCGTCCTGAACGCCGTCGTCGAGAACAAGCAGTTCGAACTCGAAGTCGACGGGGAGTGA
- the glnA gene encoding type I glutamate--ammonia ligase yields the protein MTDDTTATDGGLTAEEQDVIDEIDEEGVDFLRLQFTDILGTVKNVSVPASQAEKAFTEGIYFDGSSIDGFVRIQESDMRLDPDPETFAVLPWRNGDSGGGAAARLICDVIDTSTGEPFSGDPRGVLKSAIERAEEMGYHVNMAPEPEFFLFEEDEDGRATTKTNDAGGYFDLAPKDLASDVRRDIIYGLESMGFDIEASHHEVAQGQHEINFTYDDALSTADNVATFRAVVRAIAAEHDLHATFMPKPIARINGSGMHTHMSLFTEDGENAFHDEDDEFNLSDTAKSYLAGILEHAPAITAVADPTVNSYKRLVPGYEAPVYVAWSDRNRSALIRKPAARVPAASRIELRSPDPSCNPYLAFAAMIHAGLDGIENDLDCPDPVRENIYEFDETKREEYGITTLPSNLGEAVDALEANETIRTALGEHVTEKFIEAKSQEFGEYIVEVSDWELDRYLEKF from the coding sequence ATGACGGACGACACTACGGCGACTGACGGCGGCTTGACGGCGGAAGAACAGGACGTCATCGACGAGATCGACGAGGAAGGGGTCGACTTCCTGCGGCTCCAGTTCACCGACATCCTCGGGACGGTCAAGAACGTCTCGGTCCCGGCGAGCCAGGCGGAGAAGGCGTTCACCGAGGGGATCTACTTCGACGGCTCTTCGATCGACGGGTTCGTCCGCATCCAGGAGTCGGACATGCGCCTCGATCCCGACCCGGAGACGTTCGCCGTGCTCCCGTGGCGGAACGGGGATTCGGGTGGCGGTGCGGCGGCCCGGCTCATCTGTGACGTGATCGACACCTCGACCGGCGAACCCTTCTCGGGCGATCCGCGTGGCGTCCTCAAGAGTGCCATCGAGCGTGCCGAGGAGATGGGCTACCACGTGAACATGGCCCCCGAACCGGAGTTCTTCCTGTTCGAGGAGGACGAGGACGGCCGCGCGACGACGAAGACGAACGACGCCGGGGGCTACTTCGACCTCGCACCCAAGGACCTCGCGTCCGACGTGCGCCGTGACATCATCTACGGCCTGGAGAGCATGGGCTTCGACATCGAGGCCTCCCACCACGAGGTCGCCCAGGGGCAACACGAGATCAACTTCACGTACGACGACGCCCTGTCGACGGCCGACAACGTCGCCACCTTCCGCGCGGTCGTTCGTGCCATCGCGGCCGAACACGACCTCCACGCGACGTTCATGCCCAAGCCGATCGCCCGGATCAACGGCTCGGGGATGCACACCCACATGTCGCTGTTCACCGAGGATGGCGAGAACGCCTTCCACGACGAGGACGACGAGTTCAACCTGAGCGACACGGCCAAAAGCTACCTCGCTGGCATCCTCGAACACGCCCCGGCGATCACGGCCGTCGCCGACCCGACCGTCAACAGCTACAAACGGTTGGTGCCGGGCTACGAAGCCCCCGTCTACGTCGCCTGGTCCGACCGCAACCGCTCGGCGCTCATCCGCAAGCCGGCCGCCCGCGTCCCGGCCGCCTCACGGATCGAGCTTCGGTCGCCCGACCCGTCGTGTAATCCCTACCTCGCCTTCGCGGCCATGATCCACGCCGGTCTCGACGGCATCGAGAACGACCTCGACTGCCCGGACCCGGTCCGCGAGAACATCTACGAGTTCGACGAGACCAAACGCGAGGAGTACGGCATCACGACGCTGCCTTCGAACCTCGGCGAGGCCGTCGACGCCCTCGAAGCCAACGAGACGATCAGGACTGCGCTCGGCGAACACGTCACCGAGAAGTTCATCGAGGCCAAGTCCCAGGAGTTCGGCGAGTACATCGTCGAGGTTTCGGACTGGGAACTCGACCGCTACCTCGAGAAGTTCTGA
- a CDS encoding PKD domain-containing protein has product MSGITLQDFVDASERDFTIPEEASERLNEVLRDLNPVLYGDIPTNLSPTVNGIDVVDSSGPVYEFEVDASDTEDSASQLTYEWQVDGEAVGDDSSTLSYAFQSEGDVDVTVTVTDTGGKSDSETRTVSVSLPDVEDRFTVDTWEFVGPLGQTQSIKYGVSDADGDDDILALRLSIYPGDGSSISRTTSTLTDQDRGAVASLDDEFLYLNGFGKYTAALEAMDLDLYDGPEVDENGNLPNGENFTGGIAAENGEFVTLRETTDNITD; this is encoded by the coding sequence ATGAGCGGGATCACCCTGCAGGACTTCGTCGACGCGTCCGAGCGGGACTTCACGATTCCCGAGGAGGCTTCGGAGCGACTCAACGAGGTACTCCGGGACCTCAATCCGGTGCTGTACGGCGACATCCCGACGAATCTCTCGCCGACGGTGAACGGTATCGACGTCGTCGACTCCTCGGGGCCGGTGTACGAGTTCGAGGTCGACGCCTCCGACACGGAGGATTCGGCGTCGCAACTGACCTACGAGTGGCAGGTCGACGGCGAGGCCGTCGGCGACGACTCGTCGACGCTCTCGTACGCCTTCCAGTCCGAAGGCGACGTCGACGTGACCGTGACGGTCACCGACACCGGCGGGAAATCCGACAGCGAGACGCGGACGGTGTCGGTCAGTCTGCCCGATGTCGAGGATCGGTTCACCGTCGACACGTGGGAGTTCGTCGGTCCCCTCGGGCAGACGCAGTCGATCAAGTACGGAGTGTCGGACGCCGACGGCGACGACGACATCTTGGCCCTGCGGCTGTCCATCTATCCCGGCGATGGGTCGTCGATCTCCCGAACGACCTCCACCCTGACCGATCAGGATCGGGGAGCGGTCGCGTCCCTCGACGACGAGTTCCTGTATCTCAACGGCTTCGGGAAGTACACCGCGGCGCTGGAGGCGATGGATCTGGACCTCTACGACGGTCCCGAGGTCGACGAGAACGGGAACCTGCCGAACGGCGAGAACTTCACCGGCGGGATCGCAGCGGAGAACGGCGAGTTCGTGACGCTGCGCGAGACGACCGACAACATCACCGACTGA